Below is a genomic region from Hydrogenothermus marinus.
GAAGTTTTAGCTGTCAATCCTATTAGGTATCTTATAGCACCTCGGATAATAGCATCTATTTTAGTTGTACCAGCATTAACTATACTTTCTATAGTATCAGGAATAGCAGGAGGATATTTTGTAGCTACAGAGCTTTATCATATAAATCCTTATCTTTTTGTTACTAAAATGAAGGATTTAACAGAGTTTTACGATATACTTGGCGGTTTATATAAATCTATAGTTTTTGGTATTCTATTAACCGTAGTCTCTTGTTATTTTGGATATATTACAAAAGGTGGTGCTGAAGGGGTTGGAAAATCTACAACTACTGCAGTTGTAGTTTCTTCCGTACTTATTTTAATAGTAGACTATTTCCTAACTGCTTTGATATACTGATAATTACAAATTCCGTAGGAGGTTTTAGCTATGAAAAAAGTTTTAACAGCATTAGGAGTTTCAGTTCTTCTTTCAAGTTTTAGCTTTGCTGATATAACAAAAGCACAAGCTGAGAAAAAAATAAAAGATTATTTAGCAGGTTCAAATCATGTTTCAAAAGTTATCGTATGTGAAACCAAAAAATATTATGTTGGAGAAGCTATATTAGAAGGCTATGAAAAAATAGGTAATGTTGTTAGAAAAGTGTATGTTAGCAAAAAAGATGGTTCTATCCTTCCTACAATGGCTGAACATAGCGATTACTGCTATATGCTTAAAAAATAATGAAAAAGATAGCTATTATTACAAGCGGGGGTGATGCCCCCGGTCTTAACGCTGCTATCCGTGCAGTTGTTAGAACTGCAAATTATTACAATATTCAAGTAATAGGTTTTAAAAGAGGATTAAAAGGCTTAATAGAAAATGAATTTATCCCTTTAGATGCAAGGGTTGTCTCTGGTTTTTTAGATAAAGGTGGAACTTTTTTATTAACAGCAAGAGAAAATAGATTTTATCAATATGAGTATAGAAAAATAGCTATAGAAAATTTAAAAAAGCATAATATAGATGCATTATTTGTTATTGGTGGAAATGGTAGTTTTCAAGCAGCAAATCTTTTAGTAAAAGAGTTTAACTTTCCAGTAATTGGAATTCCAAAAACAATAGATAATGATACTTATGGAACAGATTATACAATTGGATTTGACACTTGTATTAACACTAATGTTGAAGCAATAGAAAAAATAAAAGATACAACAATGTCCCATGAAAGAATTTTTATAGTTGAAGTTATGGGAAGAAAAAGTGGTTTTATAGCCCTTGAAACAGGAATTGCAACTGGTGCTGATGTTATTTTAATTCCAGAATATCCATTTCCTTTACATGTTATAGTAGATACTATAATAGAAGGTAAAAAAAGAGGTAAAAACTTTTTTGTAATAATACTTGCAGAAGGAGTAGCAAAAGCTCAAGAATTAGCTCCGTTAGTTGAAAGAGAACTTTCTAAACATGGGAATTTTGGAGAAGTAAGATACTCAGTCTTAGGTTATATTCAAAGAGGAGGTTCTCCTTCAGCTTACGATAGATTAATTGCATCAAGATTTGGAGTTTTTGCAGTGGAACATTATATAAAAGGAAATATAAATTTTATGGTAGCTTTAGAAAAAGGTGAAATTTTAGCAAAGCCACTTAATGTAAGCTTTGGA
It encodes:
- a CDS encoding MlaE family ABC transporter permease, whose translation is MKILLKFVEHTGNATLLFLETLKFIFIKPPKFRHIIKQMAEIGADAAILIALTGFFTGGVLVVETYPTFHKFNAEFLIGALVSLSLSRELSPVLVSLLITARSGSAMAANIGTMRITEQIDALEVLAVNPIRYLIAPRIIASILVVPALTILSIVSGIAGGYFVATELYHINPYLFVTKMKDLTEFYDILGGLYKSIVFGILLTVVSCYFGYITKGGAEGVGKSTTTAVVVSSVLILIVDYFLTALIY
- a CDS encoding ATP-dependent 6-phosphofructokinase, with amino-acid sequence MKKIAIITSGGDAPGLNAAIRAVVRTANYYNIQVIGFKRGLKGLIENEFIPLDARVVSGFLDKGGTFLLTARENRFYQYEYRKIAIENLKKHNIDALFVIGGNGSFQAANLLVKEFNFPVIGIPKTIDNDTYGTDYTIGFDTCINTNVEAIEKIKDTTMSHERIFIVEVMGRKSGFIALETGIATGADVILIPEYPFPLHVIVDTIIEGKKRGKNFFVIILAEGVAKAQELAPLVERELSKHGNFGEVRYSVLGYIQRGGSPSAYDRLIASRFGVFAVEHYIKGNINFMVALEKGEILAKPLNVSFGKIKKPDLKQFEVANILST